A genomic stretch from Sulfurimonas sediminis includes:
- the lipB gene encoding lipoyl(octanoyl) transferase LipB: MIVHDWGEIAYVRASKQMHALHVKAQQDGQNHLILCSHPAVFTVGSDEQKHFKVPTVQSDRGGSVTCHSRGQNIFYFCFQVKQPARFYKKVLDAFESFFMKNLPAVTYDKNNPGFYIQNRKIASLGFRYSRGVSLHGVALNVDVDLDFHSLVSPCNLTNIVPTSLKNEGVTLTLKEVNEQLIYLIGKHFEDAV; this comes from the coding sequence ATGATTGTCCATGACTGGGGTGAAATTGCCTATGTTAGGGCAAGCAAACAGATGCACGCTTTACATGTAAAGGCGCAGCAAGACGGACAAAATCATCTCATATTGTGTTCGCATCCTGCGGTTTTTACCGTGGGCAGTGATGAGCAAAAGCATTTTAAGGTACCCACTGTACAAAGTGACAGAGGGGGTTCTGTTACCTGTCACTCGAGGGGACAAAATATCTTTTATTTCTGTTTTCAGGTAAAACAGCCGGCGCGATTTTATAAAAAAGTTCTTGATGCTTTTGAGAGTTTTTTTATGAAAAATCTGCCTGCAGTCACATATGACAAAAACAATCCCGGTTTTTATATACAAAATCGTAAAATTGCCTCTTTGGGGTTTCGCTACTCCAGAGGGGTCTCTTTGCATGGCGTTGCTTTGAATGTTGATGTGGATTTGGACTTTCATTCACTGGTTTCACCGTGTAATCTGACAAATATTGTACCGACTTCTTTAAAAAATGAAGGAGTGACACTCACATTAAAAGAGGTAAACGAGCAGCTGATATATCTCATAGGAAAACATTTTGAAGATGCAGTTTAA
- a CDS encoding thiamine pyrophosphate-dependent dehydrogenase E1 component subunit alpha — protein MNKLLAQEMYYLMVLGRAFEYAAKENYMKGNISGFLHLDIGQEALSVGAVKAFEKGDIFSGYREHIMAMSRGLEPKAVMAELFGKVTGVSGGKGGSMHLFEPSHYFYGGDAIVGGQLPNAVGCAYARAFLEQDEGVMAIFGDGATNGGAFFESLNIAATHKLPLLFLCENNEYAIGTNIGRTAPFKEQAKKAEPYMPTYEVDGMDVEAVYKVVSEARKQIESGHGPVFVEAFTCRYEGHSISDANSYRSAQEMAHCKARDPIQRFKKALHEKWLCTEQEIQNIETKAQKAVENAVKYAEESPEPEADALFEHVFYEEGENVVS, from the coding sequence ATGAACAAACTACTGGCCCAGGAGATGTATTATCTGATGGTTCTTGGACGCGCTTTTGAGTATGCGGCAAAAGAGAACTATATGAAGGGTAATATATCCGGATTTTTACATCTTGATATTGGACAGGAAGCTTTGAGTGTCGGTGCGGTAAAAGCCTTTGAAAAGGGTGATATTTTTTCAGGCTATCGTGAACACATTATGGCAATGAGCCGTGGACTCGAACCCAAAGCCGTTATGGCGGAACTCTTTGGAAAAGTTACAGGTGTGAGTGGCGGCAAGGGTGGCTCCATGCACCTTTTTGAACCCTCACACTATTTTTACGGCGGAGATGCCATTGTCGGCGGACAGCTCCCAAATGCCGTAGGCTGTGCCTATGCAAGAGCTTTTTTGGAACAAGACGAGGGTGTGATGGCCATCTTTGGTGACGGGGCTACAAACGGCGGGGCTTTTTTTGAATCACTCAACATTGCCGCCACACACAAACTCCCCCTGCTTTTTTTGTGTGAAAACAACGAATATGCCATAGGAACAAACATCGGGCGCACGGCTCCTTTTAAAGAACAGGCAAAAAAAGCAGAGCCCTATATGCCAACTTATGAAGTAGACGGTATGGACGTTGAAGCTGTGTATAAGGTAGTGAGTGAGGCAAGAAAACAGATAGAATCGGGACACGGTCCTGTTTTTGTAGAAGCCTTTACATGTAGATACGAAGGACACTCTATCAGTGATGCCAACAGTTACAGAAGTGCGCAGGAGATGGCACACTGCAAGGCACGAGATCCGATACAGAGGTTTAAAAAAGCCCTACATGAAAAATGGCTCTGCACAGAGCAAGAGATACAAAACATAGAAACCAAAGCCCAAAAAGCGGTGGAAAATGCTGTGAAATATGCCGAAGAATCACCCGAACCAGAGGCTGATGCTCTGTTTGAACATGTCTTTTATGAGGAGGGTGAAAATGTTGTATCGTGA
- a CDS encoding dihydrolipoamide acetyltransferase family protein: MYEIVMPQLSDSMDEGKLISWKVKEGQKVNVGDVIAEVESDKAIMEVQSFKSGVVAEIRAKEGDVIPVGEVIARISTSESKNEKVVKTPETAVVETPVIKQTVSKPTVETKQEPIPKTPVVKHLQKKETGGISPKARAKAAQYGVDTQRVLDKTAKDALHVKDVEAYLQEHYFTPKALRLLDKYGLDFASFTLDHKIDEAEVQAFIEKNETPLPQPLSQMQKAIIANVTASAQKPVYRLYEHIDAKLFVEHDRYSITVWLIKILAKVMMRHEAFRSRLQNDALLVSPNASIAVAVAESQNLYMPVVKDANKRSIAEIAKELENFKTKLKENSFTAADMQGSSFGISNLGMLGVESFDAMINKNDSGIVAVGSLQEGKISLTLSADHRLVNGYEAALFMQDVKKEAKNPLQFKD; this comes from the coding sequence ATGTATGAAATAGTGATGCCTCAGCTCTCTGACTCTATGGATGAGGGCAAGCTTATCAGCTGGAAAGTCAAAGAGGGGCAAAAGGTAAATGTAGGTGATGTCATTGCCGAGGTCGAGAGTGACAAAGCAATTATGGAAGTGCAGAGCTTTAAAAGCGGAGTTGTTGCAGAGATACGGGCCAAAGAGGGGGATGTCATTCCTGTTGGAGAAGTCATTGCCCGTATTTCAACCAGTGAAAGTAAGAATGAAAAAGTTGTAAAAACGCCAGAAACAGCAGTTGTTGAGACGCCGGTAATAAAACAGACAGTATCAAAACCTACTGTTGAGACAAAACAAGAACCAATCCCTAAAACACCTGTTGTCAAACATCTTCAAAAAAAAGAAACAGGTGGTATATCCCCAAAAGCAAGAGCCAAAGCGGCACAGTATGGAGTTGACACGCAGAGAGTTTTGGACAAAACTGCGAAAGATGCCTTACATGTAAAGGATGTTGAGGCATATTTACAAGAGCATTATTTTACACCAAAAGCATTGCGACTGTTGGATAAATACGGCTTGGATTTTGCAAGCTTTACACTCGATCATAAGATAGACGAAGCAGAAGTGCAGGCGTTTATTGAGAAAAACGAAACACCCCTGCCACAGCCTTTGAGCCAGATGCAAAAGGCGATCATTGCCAATGTGACGGCTTCTGCACAAAAGCCTGTTTACCGTTTGTATGAGCATATTGATGCAAAACTTTTTGTAGAGCATGATAGGTACAGCATAACCGTCTGGCTGATAAAGATTTTAGCAAAAGTGATGATGAGACATGAGGCTTTTCGTTCGCGTCTGCAAAATGATGCTCTGTTAGTCAGCCCAAATGCGTCAATTGCCGTGGCAGTGGCAGAGAGTCAAAATCTTTATATGCCGGTTGTAAAAGATGCAAATAAACGTTCCATCGCAGAGATTGCAAAAGAGCTTGAAAATTTTAAAACAAAACTCAAAGAAAACTCTTTTACTGCAGCAGATATGCAGGGTTCAAGCTTTGGTATTTCAAATCTTGGGATGCTGGGTGTAGAATCTTTTGATGCGATGATTAACAAAAATGACTCAGGTATCGTGGCGGTAGGAAGTTTGCAGGAGGGAAAAATATCTCTTACTCTGAGCGCTGATCACAGACTTGTAAACGGCTATGAAGCAGCACTTTTTATGCAGGATGTCAAAAAAGAGGCAAAAAATCCTCTGCAATTTAAGGACTAA
- a CDS encoding dihydrolipoyl dehydrogenase family protein, with protein sequence MYDIIFIGGGLNYAGAIVAAKKGKKVALIEKDMRQLGGVCLHKGCIPSKMFLHYANVVYESKSDILEGQTALSMQKLFGKKTKLIENAWQAIKKQCSHVDLIEGEAQLKEPHKVEVSGKTLEAEYIIMGTGSSAFIPEGIEYNAKDIIMSDEVLMMQEFPKKIAIYGSGAIGLEMASFFATSGVSVTLIYREKSIQKRANPLIQTALKEQLEKIGVTLLSEHSIKTAKSTKKGVHITFEDKSSIYMPLLLVAAGRRPNVDFLTCKEIEVEKGIVTDRFFETTLAKHYAIGDCNGKLQLAHAARAEVLNVVERILGNNPRPLNLDHVVKFIHTLSMSYAVVGKTEGLKSSIVPLSHFPYSAYNHATKGVMITYSDQEGFILGAEILAPNAEELVAIVGMSLAGEMDTAQAKRTIFGHPTFSEALERTFFKL encoded by the coding sequence ATGTATGACATAATTTTTATCGGTGGCGGACTGAACTATGCAGGAGCAATTGTTGCGGCAAAAAAGGGCAAAAAAGTAGCCTTGATAGAAAAAGATATGCGTCAGCTTGGCGGTGTCTGCCTGCATAAGGGGTGTATTCCTTCAAAAATGTTTTTGCATTATGCCAATGTTGTGTATGAGTCAAAAAGTGACATTTTAGAGGGACAAACAGCTCTTTCAATGCAAAAGCTTTTTGGGAAAAAAACAAAGCTGATAGAAAACGCATGGCAGGCAATTAAGAAACAGTGCTCGCATGTAGATTTGATAGAGGGCGAAGCACAGCTTAAAGAACCGCATAAGGTAGAAGTCAGCGGGAAAACCCTTGAAGCAGAGTATATAATTATGGGAACGGGCTCTTCTGCTTTTATTCCTGAGGGTATAGAGTATAATGCCAAAGATATAATTATGAGTGATGAAGTGCTGATGATGCAGGAATTCCCAAAGAAGATTGCAATCTACGGTTCAGGGGCAATCGGCTTGGAGATGGCAAGCTTCTTTGCAACGAGTGGTGTTTCTGTGACACTTATTTACAGAGAAAAAAGCATACAAAAAAGAGCAAATCCACTCATTCAAACTGCCTTAAAAGAACAGCTTGAAAAAATAGGTGTCACACTTTTGTCCGAACACTCTATAAAAACGGCAAAAAGTACAAAAAAAGGAGTGCATATCACATTTGAAGACAAAAGCAGTATTTATATGCCTTTGTTGCTTGTTGCAGCCGGGCGCAGACCGAATGTGGATTTCCTTACATGTAAAGAGATAGAAGTTGAAAAAGGCATTGTCACAGACAGATTTTTTGAGACAACACTTGCCAAACATTATGCCATAGGGGACTGCAACGGCAAACTCCAACTTGCCCATGCCGCAAGAGCAGAAGTGTTAAATGTTGTAGAGCGTATTTTAGGGAACAATCCACGTCCTCTCAATCTGGACCATGTTGTGAAATTTATACACACCCTGTCTATGAGTTATGCTGTAGTCGGAAAAACTGAGGGTTTAAAATCAAGTATTGTTCCTTTGAGTCATTTTCCCTACTCTGCATATAATCATGCGACAAAAGGAGTAATGATTACGTATTCGGATCAGGAAGGCTTTATCCTTGGTGCTGAAATTCTGGCACCAAATGCAGAAGAACTTGTTGCCATTGTGGGTATGAGTTTGGCCGGTGAGATGGATACAGCGCAGGCAAAACGGACGATTTTTGGGCATCCGACATTCAGTGAAGCTTTAGAGAGAACATTTTTTAAGTTATGA
- a CDS encoding glycine zipper 2TM domain-containing protein: MKKIIATVLIGSLFFSGCATRGVNEIDPGAVNYELSYQVGTIESVKPVVIRDNGTGTFIGAVSGVVLGSLIGKGRGSALATLAGGLGGAYAGSQLGKANALELSVVFDDGRRVVVIAKGKDFYKGQRIRIVKRNGRVYSVEPF; this comes from the coding sequence ATGAAAAAAATTATAGCAACTGTATTGATTGGGAGTTTGTTTTTTAGTGGATGTGCAACACGCGGTGTGAATGAGATAGATCCGGGTGCTGTGAATTATGAACTGAGTTATCAGGTCGGTACAATTGAGTCTGTGAAACCTGTTGTTATAAGAGACAACGGTACGGGTACATTTATTGGGGCGGTATCAGGTGTAGTGCTGGGTTCACTCATCGGCAAAGGCAGGGGGAGTGCTTTGGCAACTCTTGCAGGCGGTTTAGGCGGTGCATATGCGGGAAGCCAACTGGGTAAAGCTAATGCACTTGAACTCAGTGTTGTGTTTGATGATGGACGAAGAGTTGTCGTCATCGCCAAAGGAAAAGACTTTTACAAAGGCCAAAGAATTCGAATAGTTAAAAGGAATGGCCGTGTTTACAGTGTTGAACCGTTTTAA
- the ppsA gene encoding phosphoenolpyruvate synthase: MSKNIKWFKEIGIEDVAEVGGKNASLGEMYQNLTAEGVRVPNGFAITSHAYIHVLDSNNAWEKLHALLDNLDVDNVDALQSAGKKCREIVYNAKLPDDLREDIVKAYEKLKEEYGESLSLAVRSSATAEDSPEASFAGQNDTYLNISSAEELLDAYKRCLASNFTDRSIHYKYDNGFDYLKVYLSVVVMKMVRSDIGESGVMFSLDTETGFKDVVFINAALGLGENVVQGSINPDAFYVHKPTFNKGFRTVLKRSLGSKEKKMIFTDTINLDNIAVEYTKNIPTTAQEQSHFCITDEEVMVLADYAIKVENHYSKKAGFTKPMDMEWAKDGLDGHLYMVQARPETVESQKKGNILETYHLKEKGRVLVTGQAIGTKIGQGKARYIAGVKDLNTFKAGEVLVADTTNPDWEPIMKIASAIITNKGGRTCHAAILSRELGIPAVVGCDNATEVLKDADEVTVSCAEGEEGHVYEGLLDYEIIRTDLSNLPKTKTKIMMNLGNPDIAFSLASLPVDGIGLARMEFIINEYIKAHPMALKHPQKVDEATRNKLEELTRAYDSMEDFFVKTLSEGVATIASSVYPKPCVVRMSDFKSNEYATLLGGEVFELKEDNPMIGFRGASRYAHPNYEEGFALECAAMKRVRDEMGFDNVILMIPFCRRVDEGERVLKTMAKYGLRQGENGLQIYVMCEIPNNVIQIDNFSKLFDGFSIGSNDLTQLTLGVDRDSEIVAFDYDERDEGVKEMIRLAVEGCKRNDRHSGICGQAPSDYPEMAEYLVRLGIDSMSLNPDSVLKTIENVGKLEQKLGRA; this comes from the coding sequence ATGTCAAAAAATATTAAATGGTTTAAAGAGATTGGTATAGAAGATGTCGCCGAAGTCGGCGGGAAAAATGCTTCTCTGGGAGAGATGTATCAGAATCTCACAGCAGAAGGTGTTCGTGTGCCCAATGGTTTTGCCATTACATCACATGCTTATATACATGTACTCGATAGCAATAATGCTTGGGAAAAACTGCATGCACTCCTTGATAATCTTGATGTCGACAATGTTGATGCCCTGCAAAGTGCAGGAAAAAAATGCCGTGAGATAGTTTATAATGCAAAACTGCCGGATGATCTGCGTGAGGATATTGTAAAGGCGTATGAAAAACTCAAAGAAGAGTACGGAGAGAGTCTCTCTCTGGCTGTCCGCTCCTCTGCTACGGCTGAAGATTCTCCGGAAGCCTCATTTGCAGGACAAAATGACACTTACTTGAATATTTCAAGTGCAGAAGAACTGCTGGATGCCTACAAACGATGTCTGGCATCAAATTTTACAGATCGCTCTATACATTATAAGTATGATAACGGTTTTGACTATCTCAAAGTCTATCTCTCTGTGGTTGTTATGAAAATGGTGCGCAGTGATATCGGGGAGAGCGGCGTCATGTTTTCGCTTGATACAGAGACAGGTTTTAAAGATGTTGTTTTCATAAATGCAGCCTTGGGACTCGGTGAGAATGTTGTGCAGGGAAGTATCAACCCTGATGCGTTTTATGTGCATAAGCCGACATTCAACAAAGGGTTTCGTACTGTCCTCAAACGCTCTTTGGGTTCCAAAGAAAAAAAGATGATTTTTACAGATACGATAAATCTGGACAATATTGCAGTGGAGTACACAAAAAACATACCGACGACAGCACAAGAGCAGAGCCATTTTTGTATAACAGATGAAGAGGTAATGGTCCTTGCAGATTATGCCATCAAGGTGGAAAACCACTACTCAAAAAAAGCCGGTTTTACAAAACCGATGGATATGGAGTGGGCAAAAGACGGACTTGACGGGCATTTGTATATGGTGCAGGCACGTCCTGAAACGGTTGAATCTCAGAAAAAAGGCAATATCCTTGAAACCTATCATTTAAAAGAAAAGGGCAGGGTTCTTGTCACCGGTCAGGCTATCGGCACAAAAATAGGACAGGGAAAAGCCCGATACATAGCAGGTGTCAAGGATCTCAATACCTTTAAAGCCGGTGAAGTACTGGTCGCTGATACCACAAACCCTGACTGGGAACCTATCATGAAAATAGCCTCTGCCATCATTACAAACAAAGGTGGACGAACTTGTCATGCGGCGATTCTCTCACGCGAACTTGGCATACCTGCGGTTGTAGGATGTGACAATGCCACAGAGGTACTCAAAGATGCCGACGAAGTGACTGTAAGTTGTGCCGAGGGAGAAGAGGGCCATGTGTATGAAGGTCTTTTGGATTATGAAATCATAAGAACCGATCTTTCAAACCTGCCAAAAACAAAAACAAAGATTATGATGAATCTAGGAAATCCCGATATTGCTTTTTCCCTCGCCTCTTTACCGGTTGACGGGATAGGTTTAGCTAGAATGGAATTTATCATTAACGAATATATAAAAGCGCATCCGATGGCACTCAAGCATCCGCAAAAAGTGGATGAGGCAACACGAAACAAATTGGAAGAGCTGACCCGGGCTTATGACTCTATGGAAGACTTCTTTGTCAAAACACTCTCAGAGGGTGTGGCAACCATCGCTTCTTCTGTGTACCCGAAACCCTGCGTGGTCCGCATGAGTGACTTTAAATCAAACGAATACGCAACGCTGCTCGGCGGTGAGGTATTTGAGCTCAAAGAAGATAATCCGATGATAGGTTTTCGAGGCGCATCTCGCTATGCCCATCCAAATTATGAAGAGGGCTTTGCTCTGGAGTGTGCGGCTATGAAGCGTGTGCGTGATGAGATGGGATTTGATAATGTCATTTTAATGATTCCTTTTTGCCGCAGAGTGGATGAAGGCGAGCGTGTGCTCAAAACCATGGCAAAATACGGTCTCAGACAGGGAGAAAACGGACTGCAGATTTATGTGATGTGTGAAATTCCCAACAATGTTATTCAGATTGATAATTTCAGTAAACTTTTTGACGGTTTCAGCATAGGCAGCAATGACCTGACACAGCTTACACTTGGAGTTGACCGTGACAGTGAAATCGTTGCCTTTGATTATGATGAGAGAGATGAAGGGGTCAAAGAGATGATACGGCTGGCAGTAGAGGGTTGCAAACGAAATGACCGCCACAGCGGCATTTGCGGTCAGGCACCGTCAGATTATCCTGAAATGGCGGAGTACCTTGTGCGTCTGGGTATTGATTCGATGAGTCTGAATCCAGACAGTGTCTTGAAAACCATAGAAAATGTAGGCAAACTTGAACAAAAACTGGGGAGAGCATGA
- a CDS encoding YfdX family protein, giving the protein MKKRVILSTVLAGVLLSSSALYASYNDSVSKKEERAINNPASVKGHTAAQAKVEESRSKEEFMRKMDAKYFQSDAKKEDMQRLKNVVNQEADQHRQSLQKAPKEIAQALRQTVTALKALQKRDTKTAKDALNKATKLFDTALKNNPKLTLVPVADAIEVHDFTGDAKLVKHIIKSAQDLLDDYDTQAARAILMPLEDEMVMTTQYLPMGMYPLATKEALKELNKGKAKEAFTILVTALNGIVIKTTIVPLPLITAQSLVVEASKLNKKEKEKATKLLDLAQDELEKAVYLGYTKKHAPEYKMLQKEIQNIQKEIKGKNIVAKLYEKIKKDFTSLLSKHEAESTEKKH; this is encoded by the coding sequence ATGAAAAAAAGAGTTATATTATCAACGGTATTGGCAGGTGTACTGCTTTCAAGCTCAGCACTCTATGCAAGCTACAACGACAGTGTTTCAAAAAAAGAAGAGAGAGCGATTAATAATCCGGCTTCGGTAAAAGGTCATACTGCTGCCCAGGCAAAGGTGGAAGAGTCTCGATCCAAAGAAGAATTTATGCGTAAAATGGATGCTAAATATTTTCAATCAGATGCAAAAAAAGAAGATATGCAAAGATTGAAAAATGTTGTCAATCAAGAAGCAGACCAACACAGACAAAGCCTGCAAAAAGCGCCAAAAGAGATTGCACAGGCACTCAGACAGACAGTTACAGCCCTTAAAGCTTTGCAAAAAAGAGATACAAAAACGGCAAAAGATGCCCTCAACAAAGCCACTAAACTTTTTGACACGGCACTCAAAAACAATCCGAAACTCACACTCGTGCCGGTTGCTGATGCCATAGAAGTTCATGATTTTACAGGAGATGCAAAACTGGTCAAACACATCATAAAATCTGCCCAGGATTTACTCGATGATTATGATACACAGGCAGCCAGAGCCATTCTCATGCCTTTGGAAGATGAAATGGTAATGACAACACAGTATCTGCCGATGGGTATGTATCCGCTTGCGACAAAAGAAGCACTCAAAGAGTTAAACAAAGGCAAAGCAAAAGAGGCTTTTACAATACTTGTCACTGCCTTAAACGGTATCGTTATTAAAACGACCATTGTTCCTTTGCCGCTGATTACGGCACAAAGTCTGGTAGTTGAAGCATCCAAACTCAATAAAAAAGAGAAAGAAAAAGCAACAAAACTGCTTGATTTGGCACAGGATGAGCTTGAAAAAGCAGTCTATCTGGGCTATACAAAAAAACATGCGCCTGAATATAAGATGCTGCAAAAAGAGATACAAAACATTCAAAAAGAGATCAAAGGCAAAAATATCGTTGCGAAACTTTACGAAAAAATCAAAAAAGATTTTACATCACTGCTAAGCAAACATGAGGCAGAAAGTACAGAAAAAAAGCACTAA
- the lipA gene encoding lipoyl synthase has protein sequence MQFKPKVKAPAPEILQNMQAVLEKNTLTTVCEAAACPNRAECYARNSATFMILGDTCTRACAFCNVKTGHGRDVDVNEPQRLAKAVQELQLQYVVITSVDRDDLKDYGSGHFARCVQAIKEKNPEVKIELLTPDFKYHRDALGTIVRSGADKLAHNQETVRRLSKSVRPQSDYDRSLKVLEYYARYSPLHVKSSLMCGLGETKKELLVTMRELLDVGVSELTLGQYLQPTQKHHRVARYYPPKFFDEMKEEALSMGFLAVASGILVRSSYFAEDLGEKL, from the coding sequence ATGCAGTTTAAACCAAAAGTCAAAGCGCCCGCACCGGAGATTTTACAAAATATGCAGGCTGTTTTGGAAAAAAACACTTTGACGACAGTATGCGAAGCAGCAGCCTGTCCAAACAGAGCAGAGTGCTATGCACGCAACAGTGCAACATTCATGATATTAGGCGATACCTGCACAAGAGCCTGTGCTTTTTGCAACGTAAAAACAGGGCATGGCAGAGATGTTGATGTAAATGAACCGCAACGTCTGGCGAAAGCTGTCCAGGAGTTGCAGCTGCAGTATGTTGTGATTACATCGGTGGACAGAGATGATTTGAAAGATTACGGATCCGGACATTTCGCACGCTGTGTCCAAGCGATAAAAGAGAAAAACCCAGAGGTAAAAATAGAACTTTTAACGCCTGATTTCAAATACCATCGAGATGCTTTGGGGACAATTGTAAGAAGTGGCGCCGACAAACTGGCACACAACCAGGAAACTGTCAGAAGACTGAGTAAAAGTGTACGTCCGCAGAGTGATTATGACCGTTCATTAAAAGTTTTGGAGTATTATGCCAGATATTCGCCTTTACATGTAAAGTCCTCTTTGATGTGTGGGCTTGGGGAAACAAAAAAAGAGTTGCTGGTCACAATGCGGGAGTTGTTGGATGTCGGCGTGAGTGAATTGACACTCGGACAGTATCTGCAACCGACGCAAAAACATCATAGGGTAGCACGATATTACCCGCCGAAGTTTTTTGATGAGATGAAAGAAGAGGCATTGTCTATGGGATTTTTAGCTGTGGCATCAGGTATTTTGGTAAGAAGTTCTTATTTTGCAGAAGATTTGGGAGAGAAATTATGA
- a CDS encoding aldolase — translation MKYNIPADVPKNKEETYKKNLKSATNATNHLMLFAGDQKVEHLNNDFYGKDIPLEDNSPEHLFKIASRAKIGVFATQFGLISRYGRDYKNIPYLVKLNSKTNLVPYDKQDPYSKAWLSVGDVVAFAKESKLDIKGVGYTVYLVGAYEHEMLTQAASIVHEAHKNGLLAVLWIYPKGRFVKDEHDGHLIAGAAGVGAALGADFVKLKVPYDKKGKFNPKLLREATMAAGRTGVLCEGGAKTDEKEFLTQLYEQIHKGGSRGNGTGRNIHQRPLQEAVKMANAVYAITSQNATVKEALKLL, via the coding sequence ATGAAATACAATATTCCGGCAGATGTGCCAAAAAACAAAGAAGAAACATACAAAAAAAACCTCAAAAGTGCGACAAACGCTACAAATCATTTGATGCTTTTTGCAGGAGACCAGAAAGTTGAGCATCTGAACAATGACTTCTACGGCAAAGATATTCCGCTTGAAGACAACTCTCCCGAGCATCTGTTTAAAATCGCTTCACGTGCAAAAATCGGTGTTTTTGCAACACAGTTTGGGCTTATCAGCAGGTACGGACGTGATTATAAAAACATTCCCTATCTTGTAAAACTCAACTCAAAAACAAATCTTGTCCCTTATGACAAACAAGACCCCTACTCAAAAGCCTGGCTGAGTGTCGGTGATGTGGTTGCCTTTGCCAAAGAGAGTAAACTTGACATCAAAGGGGTCGGGTATACGGTTTATCTTGTCGGTGCATATGAGCATGAGATGCTGACCCAGGCGGCGAGTATTGTCCATGAAGCACATAAAAACGGACTTTTGGCCGTGCTGTGGATTTATCCAAAGGGCAGGTTTGTAAAAGATGAACATGATGGGCATTTGATAGCAGGTGCCGCAGGTGTCGGAGCAGCCTTGGGTGCTGATTTTGTAAAACTCAAAGTGCCATATGATAAAAAAGGAAAATTTAATCCGAAACTGTTGCGAGAGGCTACAATGGCAGCGGGCAGAACAGGTGTTCTTTGTGAAGGCGGTGCCAAAACAGATGAAAAAGAGTTTTTGACACAACTGTACGAACAAATTCACAAAGGCGGTTCTCGAGGCAATGGCACAGGGCGGAACATTCACCAACGACCTCTGCAGGAGGCTGTAAAAATGGCAAATGCTGTTTATGCAATCACTTCGCAAAATGCTACTGTAAAAGAAGCATTGAAACTGTTATAG
- a CDS encoding alpha-ketoacid dehydrogenase subunit beta, giving the protein MLYREALNKALDEVMSADDSVVTLGEDVGLYGGSFRVTEGLVEKYGEKRVIDTPIAELSIVGNAVGMAIGGLRPVAEIMTGNFSLLAFDQIINHMAKLHYMSNGKIILPMVVRFPQGVSRQLAAQHSESYEQMLCAVPGLRVLSVNDVNYAYHALKYAILSDDPVVFIEHELLYNKKGEVDFEQKLNPFEARIAKEGSDITIVSYLKMVDDVMLAVPEIEKALGCSCEVIDLCSLNPVDYETLKKSIEKTSRLVMVEEDHKTGGYGGQIVSWAAEEMFYALDAPSLRLAGEDVPIPYNRGLELASIPTPESITRDIVAWGKKNDV; this is encoded by the coding sequence ATGTTGTATCGTGAAGCTTTAAACAAAGCACTTGATGAGGTGATGAGCGCGGATGACAGTGTCGTAACACTTGGTGAAGATGTCGGACTTTACGGTGGCAGTTTTCGTGTGACAGAAGGTCTCGTTGAAAAATACGGAGAAAAAAGAGTCATTGATACACCCATAGCAGAACTGAGCATTGTAGGCAATGCCGTGGGCATGGCTATTGGCGGTTTGCGTCCGGTGGCTGAGATAATGACGGGCAATTTTTCCCTGCTTGCCTTTGATCAGATTATCAACCATATGGCAAAACTGCACTATATGAGCAACGGTAAAATTATATTGCCTATGGTGGTAAGATTTCCTCAGGGTGTGAGTCGTCAACTCGCAGCCCAGCACAGTGAAAGTTATGAGCAAATGCTCTGTGCGGTACCGGGGCTGAGAGTGCTGAGTGTCAATGATGTCAATTATGCCTACCATGCCCTCAAGTATGCGATTTTGTCAGATGATCCTGTTGTATTTATAGAACATGAACTGCTCTATAACAAAAAAGGGGAGGTGGATTTTGAACAAAAACTGAACCCTTTTGAGGCAAGAATAGCCAAAGAGGGCAGTGACATTACCATTGTGAGTTATTTGAAAATGGTTGATGATGTGATGCTGGCAGTCCCAGAGATAGAAAAAGCACTGGGATGTTCCTGCGAAGTGATAGACTTATGCTCCCTGAACCCTGTAGACTATGAAACACTGAAAAAATCCATAGAAAAAACCTCGCGTCTTGTCATGGTTGAAGAAGATCATAAAACAGGCGGGTACGGAGGACAAATAGTCTCCTGGGCGGCCGAGGAGATGTTTTATGCCCTGGATGCTCCGTCTTTGCGTTTGGCAGGAGAAGATGTTCCTATTCCTTATAACAGAGGTTTAGAACTGGCAAGTATTCCTACGCCGGAATCTATCACTCGTGATATAGTGGCGTGGGGTAAGAAAAACGATGTATGA